The Argentina anserina chromosome 3, drPotAnse1.1, whole genome shotgun sequence genome includes a region encoding these proteins:
- the LOC126787715 gene encoding protein NDR1-like: MSGSSGGCCQCCFSFIFTVGLTALFMWLSLRTSKPSCSIKYFYLPALNKTLNDTANRTLYVSLILNNGNKDKGIYYDTVNLTFSVPNNTKPVGNANVTKFYQGHKKKATKKVDLGSDKLNWTAVSGSVNATGWSHFRVDLVTRVRFKIIFWRTKRHNLKVGADFVVNASGTKDYKKDIKLSAADYQLASYSRQLWVLLNFLVFVLLNPW, from the coding sequence ATGTCCGGATCCTCCGGCGGCTGCTGCCAGTGCTGCTTCAGCTTCATCTTCACCGTCGGCCTCACCGCCCTCTTCATGTGGCTCAGCCTCCGTACCTCCAAACCCAGCTGCTCCATCAAGTACTTCTACCTCCCTGCTCTCAACAAAACCCTAAACGACACCGCAAACAGAACTCTCTACGTTTCTCTCATTTTAAATAACGGCAACAAGGACAAGGGGATTTACTACGACACCGTCAACCTCACCTTCAGCGTCCCCAACAACACTAAGCCAGTTGGCAACGCAAATGTGACCAAGTTCTACCAGGGccacaagaagaaggctaccAAGAAGGTGGATCTGGGATCCGACAAGCTCAACTGGACGGCGGTTTCCGGGTCCGTTAACGCCACCGGGTGGAGTCATTTCCGGGTGGATTTGGTGACGAGGGTGAGGTTCAAGATCATATTCTGGAGGACCAAGAGGCATAATTTGAAGGTTGGGGCGGATTTTGTGGTCAACGCTTCTGGGACCAAAGACTACAAGAAGGATATCAAGCTTTCTGCTGCAGATTACCAGCTTGCTTCTTATTCTCGGCAGCTCTGGGTTTTGCTCAATTTCTTGGTCTTCGTTTTGCTCAATCCTTGGTGA